A segment of the Collimonas fungivorans genome:
CGATTTCCCGGCGCCGTTGGGGCCGATCAGAGCCAGCCGTTCACCTTGTTTCAATTGCAGGTCTGCGCCGCGGATGATAGCCGTGTCGCCGAACTGCTTGTGCAGCTTGCGCAGTTCCAGGATAACCAGATCGGTTGCGCTCATAGGCCCGCCGTCCGCCGGTACAGCATTTCAATCAAGAATACGGACCCGCCCGCCAACAGCAGCAGGCCGGCAGAACGCAGCAAAAACGGCAGCAGAAATGACAACGTCAGCCGTCGAACAGAGGCCAGCCGCACCAGAACGCCGGCGATGCCGCCGGGCGCAAACAGCACCACGATCACAAACAGCAAGCCAAGGTACAGCTGCCAGCCTCGCGTATAGGTCGAAAGCAAGGCAGAAAACAGCACGCCGACCAAGGCTCCTATCATCGGCCCGAAGAAATAGCCGGTGCCGCCGATAAAGGTAAACAGCAGGATTTGCGCCGAACGCAGCAAACCCAGGTTTTCGGCGCTGGCGATTTCAAAATTGATGGCGGTCAGCGCGCCGCCGATACCTGCGAAGAACGCCGACAGCATGAACATCAGGTAGCGTACGCGGCGCGGATCATGGCCAATGAAAGCCGCACGTTCCGGGTTGTCGCGCACGGCGTTGGCGATGCGGCCCAGCGGCGTGCGCGTCAGACCGTACATGACGGCGGCGCAGACGAACAGCCAGACGGCGATCAGGTAATACACCTGCAGCTGTGAAGCAAAGTCGATGCCGAACAACGGCGCACCAAGCACGCGATCGGTGCTGATCCCGCTCTCGCCGCCGAACCATGCCGGCAGCATCAAGGCGCCAGCCGCCGCCAGTTCAACCAGCGCCAGGCTGATCATGGACAAGGCAGTACCCGATTTGCGGGTAGTGATAAAACCGAGCACGGCGCCGCACAGCAAACCGGCGCAACCGCCGACCAGCGGCACCAGCGCCAGCGCGGCCGGACTGCCGCCGGCCCAGCGGTTCATCACGTGCACTGCCGCAAAGGCCGCCAGGCCCGCGCACACGGCGTGGCCGAAGGACAGCATGCCGGTCTGCCCGAGCAACATGTTGAAAGAAAGCGCCAGGATCATCATGCTGCCGCACTGCGACAGCAGCGACAGCGCCGCGCTTTGCGGAAACACCCAGGGCGCCGCCAGCAACGCCAGCCCGAACACCAGCCAGATCCACTTTCGCATCAAACGTTTCTCCATCAGCGTTTGCCCATCAGTCGCGCACCCCCGACAAACCGCGCGGACGCAGCAGCATGACTAGCACCAGCAGCAGGTAAGGCAGCACCGGCGCCAGTTGGGCCAGTGTCAGTTGCAGCAGCGGGTAGACCGCTGCATCTGGATCGAGGACTACCCCCCAATGCGCCAGGCCGCCGGCCAGAGATACATCCAGCGCCACCGCATAAGTCTGCAGGATAGCGATCAGCAGCGAGGCCAGGAATGCCCCGCGCAGCGAACCCAGGCCGCCGACCACCACCACCACAAAAATGATGCTGCCGACCCCTGCCGCCATGCCCGGTTCGGTGACAAAGGCATTGCCGCCCACCACTCCCGCCAATCCTGCCAGGCCGCAACCGGCCGCAAATACCAAGGTAAAAATGCGCGGCACGTTGTGCCCGAGCGCTTCGACCATCTGCGGATGGGTCAGAGCCGCCTGGATCAGCAAACCAGTGCGCGAACGCTTCAGCAGCCAGCTCGCGGCTAGCAGGACCAGCAAAGCCAGCAGCATCATGAAGCCGCGACAGATGGGAAATGTGGTCGAATAAAAGGTGAACAGCGGGCCGTCGAGCTGCTTTGGTATCGCATACGGCAGCGCCGATTTGCCCCAGGCCAGTTGCACCAGTTCGACGATGACGTAGGAAAGGCCAAAAGTGAACAACAGCTCCGCCACCTGCCCGTGGCGCCGCACATGGCGCAATCCGAAGCGCTCGACCAGCGCTCCCAGCAGAGCAACCAGCAACGGCGCCAGCAGCAGCGCCGGCCAGAAACCGAGCTTGACACTGATCGCATAGGCGAAATAAGCACCCAGCATGTAAAAACTCGCATGCGCAAAATTCAGCACACCCAGCATGCTGAAAATCAGCGTCAGTCCCGACGACAACAGGAACAGCAGCAAGCCGTAACTGAGGCCGTTCAGCAAAGTGATGAAAGTAAATTCCATTGCGTGGGATTATATGAAGCGGTAACGATAGGCGGTCCGGCATTCTACCGGTTTGCCGGCCACCGGTTTGCCGGCCACCGGTTCGCCGGCCGCCGACGAACCGGCAGGCTCGATATTTTTACCAAGGTAATATTGACATCAAAATTAAACCCGGGTAATATTTATCAATCTACACAATCCATGAGAAACAGATGAGCACAGTTACCCCACACCCGGTCATCGCTTTTGCCGGCGCCCAGCGCATCGCTTCCGGCCAGCTGGCGCTGGTGGCCTTGAAAGCAAAAGAACTGCTCGACAGGAACGACGCGGCAACCATCCTGATTTTCGACGACATCACCAGCGAACAGGTCGAGGTCGATTTCCGCGGCAGCGCCGAGCAGGTATTGCAGCGCCTGTCGGCGACCGAAGCCGTGGCTGCCGCGGCAGAACATCCCCCCTGCGCACCGGAAACGGCGCGCGGCCCGGGACGCCCTAAACTGGGCGTGGTCGGCCGCGAGGTCACCCTGCTGCCGCGTCATTGGGATTGGCTCAACCAGCAATCGGGTGGCGCTTCGGTAGCGCTGCGCAAATTGGTCGAGGAGGCAAAACGCCGCAGCGAAGAGCGCGACCAGGTACGCAAGGCGCAGGAATCGGCCTACCGCTTCATGTCGGCCATGGCCGGCAACCAGGTCAATTTTGAAGAAGCGACACGTGCCTTTTTTGCCGGGGACCAGCTGCGCTTCGAGGAATTGAGCGAGGCCTGGCAGATAGACATTCGCGACCATGCCAGGACCCTGGCCGCCCGGGCCTTCGTCTCGGCTGAATAAAACAGGCGTTGGGCAGCCGTGCGATACTTGAGCTTTCCCTTCTCGCCATCAGGATCAACGCTGTCATGAACAACCGCCTGGCTTTCCCCGAAGCGCCCGGAATCGAACATCTGCGCTTCGCCAACGCATTTGCCAACTCACTTGCCAGCGCATCTGCCGACTCGCCCGCCGCCTACACCAAGCTGGCGCCGACGCCGCTGCCTGCACCTTATCTGGTCGCCGCCAGCGAGCAGGCGGCGCAACTGATCGGGCTGGCGCCGGCGGCAAGCACCAGCGATGATTTCATCCAGATTTTTTCCGGCAACCGCGCCGCCGCCGATTCGCAGCCTTTAGCGGCAGTCTATTCCGGCCACCAGTTCGGCGTCTGGGCTGGACAACTGGGCGACGGCCGCGCCATCCTGCTGGGCGACGTTGCCGCCAGCGGCGGCGGACGGCTGGAATTGCAGCTCAAGGGTTCGGGGTCGACCCCTTATTCACGCATGGGCGACGGCCGCGCCGTGCTGCGCTCGTCGATCCGCGAATACCTGTGCTCGGAAGCCATGGCC
Coding sequences within it:
- a CDS encoding DUF2239 family protein → MSTVTPHPVIAFAGAQRIASGQLALVALKAKELLDRNDAATILIFDDITSEQVEVDFRGSAEQVLQRLSATEAVAAAAEHPPCAPETARGPGRPKLGVVGREVTLLPRHWDWLNQQSGGASVALRKLVEEAKRRSEERDQVRKAQESAYRFMSAMAGNQVNFEEATRAFFAGDQLRFEELSEAWQIDIRDHARTLAARAFVSAE
- a CDS encoding branched-chain amino acid ABC transporter permease, producing MEFTFITLLNGLSYGLLLFLLSSGLTLIFSMLGVLNFAHASFYMLGAYFAYAISVKLGFWPALLLAPLLVALLGALVERFGLRHVRRHGQVAELLFTFGLSYVIVELVQLAWGKSALPYAIPKQLDGPLFTFYSTTFPICRGFMMLLALLVLLAASWLLKRSRTGLLIQAALTHPQMVEALGHNVPRIFTLVFAAGCGLAGLAGVVGGNAFVTEPGMAAGVGSIIFVVVVVGGLGSLRGAFLASLLIAILQTYAVALDVSLAGGLAHWGVVLDPDAAVYPLLQLTLAQLAPVLPYLLLVLVMLLRPRGLSGVRD
- a CDS encoding branched-chain amino acid ABC transporter permease, with the translated sequence MRKWIWLVFGLALLAAPWVFPQSAALSLLSQCGSMMILALSFNMLLGQTGMLSFGHAVCAGLAAFAAVHVMNRWAGGSPAALALVPLVGGCAGLLCGAVLGFITTRKSGTALSMISLALVELAAAGALMLPAWFGGESGISTDRVLGAPLFGIDFASQLQVYYLIAVWLFVCAAVMYGLTRTPLGRIANAVRDNPERAAFIGHDPRRVRYLMFMLSAFFAGIGGALTAINFEIASAENLGLLRSAQILLFTFIGGTGYFFGPMIGALVGVLFSALLSTYTRGWQLYLGLLFVIVVLFAPGGIAGVLVRLASVRRLTLSFLLPFLLRSAGLLLLAGGSVFLIEMLYRRTAGL